A single region of the Halobacterium wangiae genome encodes:
- a CDS encoding TIGR01548 family HAD-type hydrolase translates to MQVDAVVLDIDGVLVDVADSYRRAIVESVEHVYGDTIEKAAVQQFKDAGGFNNDWTLTDAAALFMLAGREAYDGDVAAFTDEVAKRGGGLDGAKDVVRSSLDPDAAERVFEAWDPKRLRDVFQQLYLGSSLYERLEGGEAELDAGGYINDESVLVAPETVAALTERYPVCVLTGRPADEATIALDRVGLDVPENRRFTMDDWDEGKPDPRALVELAERTDADSVVFVGDTLDDVQTALNARDANPERAYYGVGVLTGGLTGEAGREKYEATGADRVLDSVNDLPAILSD, encoded by the coding sequence ATGCAAGTCGATGCAGTCGTCCTCGACATCGACGGCGTGCTCGTCGACGTGGCGGACTCCTACCGCCGCGCCATCGTCGAGTCCGTCGAGCACGTCTACGGGGACACCATCGAGAAGGCCGCCGTCCAGCAGTTCAAGGACGCGGGCGGGTTCAACAACGACTGGACGCTGACGGACGCGGCGGCGTTGTTCATGCTTGCCGGTCGGGAAGCGTACGACGGCGACGTCGCCGCGTTCACGGACGAGGTAGCCAAGCGCGGCGGCGGCCTCGACGGCGCGAAGGACGTCGTTCGCTCGAGCCTGGACCCGGACGCCGCCGAGCGCGTCTTCGAGGCGTGGGACCCCAAGCGACTGCGCGATGTGTTCCAGCAACTGTACCTCGGGTCGTCGCTGTACGAGCGCCTGGAGGGCGGCGAGGCCGAACTGGACGCCGGGGGCTACATCAACGACGAGTCGGTGCTGGTCGCGCCCGAGACTGTGGCGGCGTTGACCGAGCGCTACCCGGTCTGCGTGCTGACCGGGCGGCCGGCCGACGAGGCGACCATCGCGCTCGACCGCGTCGGCCTCGACGTCCCCGAGAACCGCCGATTCACGATGGACGACTGGGACGAGGGGAAACCCGACCCCCGGGCGCTCGTCGAGTTGGCCGAACGCACGGACGCCGACAGCGTGGTGTTCGTCGGGGACACCCTGGACGACGTGCAGACGGCGCTGAACGCCCGCGATGCCAACCCCGAGCGGGCGTACTACGGGGTCGGCGTGCTGACGGGTGGACTCACCGGCGAGGCGGGCCGGGAGAAGTACGAGGCGACGGGCGCGGACCGCGTGCTCGACTCCGTGAACGACCTGCCCGCGATTCTCTCGGACTGA
- a CDS encoding alpha/beta fold hydrolase, with protein sequence MESVVSADGTEIAYEARGDGRPVVLVHGIAGSKRSWRTVPSRLADDYRVVAMDRRGRGDSGDGESYALEREVEDVHAVLDAAEADADAGDPVLFGHSYGGLVALAAAAGEDLAGLLVYEPAVVAGDHPGGVQRAARMRDLLDAGDREGAVELLFRGYGGQELVDRMPIEQIASIADTVVREHDVVVECGVGEFDAAVDAPARVLVGETSANHVHRAVDAVAERLDAEVTTLPDTGHHGLETAPGRLEDEARQFVD encoded by the coding sequence ATGGAATCAGTCGTCTCCGCCGACGGCACGGAAATCGCGTACGAGGCTCGGGGCGACGGCCGGCCGGTCGTGCTCGTACACGGAATCGCGGGTAGCAAGAGGAGTTGGCGGACGGTCCCCAGCCGCCTTGCCGACGACTACCGCGTCGTCGCGATGGACCGGCGGGGTCGCGGCGACAGTGGGGACGGCGAATCGTACGCGCTCGAACGCGAGGTCGAGGACGTCCACGCGGTCCTGGACGCGGCCGAAGCGGACGCGGACGCCGGCGACCCCGTCCTGTTCGGGCACTCTTACGGCGGCCTGGTCGCGCTCGCGGCGGCCGCCGGCGAGGACCTCGCGGGCCTGCTCGTGTACGAGCCAGCCGTCGTCGCGGGCGATCACCCGGGCGGCGTGCAGCGCGCGGCCCGGATGCGGGACCTGCTCGACGCGGGGGACCGCGAGGGCGCCGTCGAGTTGCTGTTCCGTGGGTACGGCGGGCAGGAGCTGGTCGACCGGATGCCCATCGAACAGATTGCGTCCATCGCGGACACCGTCGTCCGCGAGCACGACGTGGTCGTCGAGTGCGGCGTCGGCGAGTTCGACGCCGCCGTGGACGCGCCGGCGCGGGTGCTCGTCGGCGAGACCAGTGCCAACCACGTCCACCGCGCGGTCGACGCGGTTGCCGAGCGACTGGACGCCGAGGTGACTACGCTCCCGGACACCGGCCACCACGGACTGGAGACGGCGCCCGGGCGTCTCGAAGACGAGGCCCGGCAGTTCGTCGACTAG
- a CDS encoding SLC13 family permease has protein sequence MSWLPLAATGATQALTPQMLVVFAVVLGALVLFVTEWLPIDVTAILVMVVLIVLGPWTQVSTQEGISGFSNKATVAVLAMLILSAGVSRTGLVQILGRRMASFAGTSKRRQLLATIGAGGPVSGFINNTPVVAILVPVVSDLAHKGKTSPSKLLIPLSFASMLGGMLTLIGTSTNLLASETAARLGESQGIEALHAFSMFEFTQLGVVVLAVGSLYLFTVGYRLLPERVPPEDDYLTEYEMSDYLSEVVVGESSPLVGKTVSEAIDVDRFDADVLQLVRGDERFIRPIGQKVIRPGDVLAIRTDRDTLGAISAVDDLSLTGTPETEDELEPTTQEEQALVEVVIQSGSSLVGETLASASFRNRYDANVLAFRSRGETFHERMERVEMRVGDTLLVQAPRDSIDRLSTSQDFIVAHEPAEPDYRSEKIPHAVAVIVGVVLAATVTPLHIVTTALGGVVAMVALGVLRPSEVYESVDWNVIFLLAGVIPLGIALEQTGAAALLGSLVAATGTVLPAVGVLWVFYVFTGLITGVISNNASVVLMIPVAVEAAVDIGANPFAFVLAVTFAASTSFMTPVGYQTNLFVYGPGDYQFRDFFRVGFPLQLLLSFVTVAGIVAFWGL, from the coding sequence ATGTCGTGGCTGCCCCTCGCGGCCACCGGAGCGACCCAGGCGTTGACGCCCCAGATGCTGGTCGTCTTCGCCGTCGTGCTCGGGGCCCTCGTGCTGTTCGTCACCGAGTGGCTCCCCATCGACGTCACCGCCATCCTCGTGATGGTCGTGCTCATCGTCCTGGGCCCGTGGACGCAGGTGTCCACCCAGGAGGGTATCTCCGGGTTCTCGAACAAGGCGACGGTCGCCGTGCTGGCGATGCTCATCCTGAGCGCCGGCGTGAGCAGGACCGGCCTCGTCCAGATCCTCGGCCGGCGAATGGCCTCGTTCGCGGGGACGAGCAAGCGCCGCCAGCTGCTCGCGACCATCGGCGCGGGTGGCCCCGTCTCCGGGTTCATCAACAACACGCCGGTCGTCGCCATCCTCGTCCCGGTCGTCTCGGACCTCGCGCACAAGGGGAAGACGAGTCCGTCGAAGTTGCTCATCCCGCTGTCGTTCGCCTCGATGCTTGGCGGGATGTTGACGCTCATCGGCACGTCGACGAACCTGCTCGCCAGCGAGACGGCCGCGCGACTCGGCGAGTCCCAGGGTATCGAGGCGCTCCACGCGTTCTCGATGTTCGAGTTCACGCAGCTCGGCGTCGTCGTCCTGGCCGTCGGCTCGCTCTACCTGTTCACGGTCGGCTACCGGCTGCTCCCCGAGCGCGTCCCGCCCGAGGACGACTACCTCACGGAGTACGAGATGAGCGACTACCTCTCGGAGGTCGTCGTCGGGGAGTCCTCGCCGCTCGTCGGGAAGACCGTTAGCGAGGCCATCGACGTGGACCGCTTCGACGCCGACGTCCTCCAGCTCGTCCGCGGCGACGAACGGTTCATCAGGCCCATCGGCCAGAAGGTCATCCGCCCGGGCGACGTCCTCGCCATCCGCACGGACCGGGACACCCTGGGCGCCATCTCCGCTGTCGACGACCTCTCGTTGACGGGCACGCCGGAGACGGAGGACGAACTCGAACCGACGACCCAGGAGGAACAGGCGCTCGTGGAGGTCGTCATCCAGTCCGGGTCGTCGCTCGTCGGTGAGACGCTGGCCTCGGCGTCGTTCCGCAACCGCTACGACGCGAACGTGCTGGCGTTCCGTTCGCGCGGCGAGACGTTCCACGAGCGCATGGAACGCGTCGAGATGCGCGTCGGGGACACGCTGCTCGTGCAGGCACCCCGGGACAGCATCGACCGTCTCTCGACGAGCCAGGACTTCATCGTCGCCCACGAACCCGCCGAGCCCGACTACCGCAGCGAGAAGATCCCCCACGCCGTCGCCGTCATCGTCGGCGTCGTCCTCGCGGCGACGGTGACGCCGCTACACATCGTCACGACCGCGCTCGGCGGCGTCGTGGCGATGGTAGCCCTCGGCGTCCTCCGCCCTTCGGAGGTGTACGAGTCCGTCGACTGGAACGTTATCTTCCTGCTGGCGGGCGTCATCCCGCTGGGCATCGCGCTCGAACAGACCGGCGCCGCCGCCCTGCTCGGGTCGCTGGTCGCGGCCACGGGCACCGTGCTCCCCGCGGTCGGCGTCCTGTGGGTGTTCTACGTGTTCACCGGCCTCATCACGGGCGTCATCAGCAACAACGCGAGCGTCGTGTTGATGATCCCGGTGGCCGTGGAGGCGGCCGTCGACATCGGCGCGAACCCGTTCGCGTTCGTGCTCGCGGTGACGTTCGCGGCGTCGACGTCGTTCATGACGCCCGTCGGCTACCAGACGAACCTCTTCGTCTACGGCCCCGGCGACTACCAGTTCAGGGACTTCTTCCGGGTCGGCTTCCCGCTCCAGTTGCTGCTGTCGTTCGTCACCGTCGCGGGCATCGTCGCCTTCTGGGGGCTCTGA
- a CDS encoding preprotein translocase subunit Sec61beta, whose protein sequence is MSSGQNSGGLMSSAGLVRYFDSEDPNAIQIDPRSVVATGAFFGVFVLLLQFFV, encoded by the coding sequence ATGAGCAGTGGCCAGAACTCCGGCGGACTGATGTCCAGTGCGGGCCTCGTCCGCTACTTCGACTCCGAGGACCCCAACGCCATCCAGATCGACCCGCGCTCCGTGGTGGCCACGGGCGCGTTCTTCGGCGTCTTCGTGTTGCTCCTTCAGTTCTTCGTGTAG
- the pdxT gene encoding pyridoxal 5'-phosphate synthase glutaminase subunit PdxT produces MTVSAGVVAVQGDVSEHADAIRRAARAHGEDAEVVEIRTSGVVPDCDILLLPGGESTAISRLLAREGIDEEIRDHVAAGKPVLATCAGLIVASADANDDRVDTLDLIDATVDRNAFGRQVDSFEAPLDVDGLDDPFPAVFIRAPLIAEVGDGVEVLASWDGDPVAVRDGPVVGTSFHPELTDDSRIHDLAFFPEEQQEAEEAVF; encoded by the coding sequence ATGACTGTCAGCGCTGGCGTCGTCGCCGTACAGGGCGACGTCTCCGAGCACGCAGACGCCATCCGCCGTGCGGCCAGAGCCCACGGCGAGGACGCCGAGGTCGTGGAGATCCGGACGAGCGGAGTAGTACCCGACTGCGACATCCTCCTGCTCCCGGGCGGCGAGTCGACGGCCATCTCCCGGCTGCTCGCCCGCGAGGGGATCGACGAGGAGATACGCGACCACGTCGCCGCCGGCAAGCCCGTGCTGGCGACCTGCGCGGGCCTCATCGTCGCCTCCGCGGACGCGAACGACGACCGCGTAGACACCCTCGACCTGATCGACGCCACGGTCGACCGGAACGCGTTCGGCCGGCAGGTCGACTCCTTCGAGGCGCCCCTCGACGTGGACGGCCTCGACGACCCGTTCCCCGCGGTGTTCATCCGCGCGCCCCTCATCGCCGAGGTCGGCGACGGCGTCGAGGTGCTCGCGTCCTGGGACGGCGACCCGGTCGCGGTCCGGGACGGCCCCGTCGTCGGCACCTCCTTCCACCCCGAGTTGACCGACGACTCGCGAATCCACGACCTCGCATTCTTCCCGGAGGAACAGCAGGAGGCGGAGGAGGCAGTCTTTTGA
- the npdG gene encoding NADPH-dependent F420 reductase: MRIALLGGTGDIGEGLALRWAYHTDHEVVIGSRDPEKARTKAEEYETELDSRGLDVKITGFENAMAADRADVVVLAVPAYHAADLVHEIADRLDDDTLLVSPAVGMRKGEGGFQYNPPDAGSVTRLVADAAPNEVAVVGAFHNLSADRIANLDVELDLDTLVVGDDGDAKRNVSDLAAGIEGLRALDAGPLANAAEVESLTPLLINIAIHNDGMHDVGVTFE; the protein is encoded by the coding sequence ATGCGAATCGCGTTACTCGGCGGAACCGGCGACATCGGCGAAGGGCTGGCGCTCCGGTGGGCGTACCACACCGACCACGAGGTCGTCATCGGCTCGCGAGACCCGGAAAAGGCCCGCACGAAGGCCGAGGAGTACGAGACGGAACTCGACAGCCGCGGGCTCGACGTGAAGATCACGGGGTTCGAGAACGCGATGGCCGCCGACCGCGCGGACGTGGTGGTGCTGGCGGTGCCGGCCTACCACGCCGCCGACCTCGTCCACGAGATCGCGGACAGACTCGACGACGACACGCTGCTCGTCTCGCCCGCGGTCGGGATGCGGAAGGGCGAGGGCGGCTTCCAGTACAACCCCCCGGACGCGGGCAGTGTCACCCGACTGGTCGCGGACGCCGCACCCAACGAGGTGGCCGTCGTCGGCGCGTTCCACAACCTCTCGGCGGACCGCATCGCGAACCTCGACGTGGAACTCGACCTCGACACGCTCGTGGTCGGGGACGACGGCGACGCGAAGCGGAACGTGTCCGACCTCGCGGCGGGCATCGAGGGCCTGCGGGCGCTCGACGCGGGGCCGCTGGCGAACGCCGCTGAGGTCGAGTCGCTGACGCCGCTGCTCATCAACATCGCCATCCACAACGACGGCATGCACGACGTCGGCGTCACGTTCGAGTAG
- a CDS encoding helix-turn-helix transcriptional regulator → MAGDDSVLEDLPPSAKLVFKVLEYDGPLTQKRIVEETMLSARTVRYALERLEDRGVVDEDIYFADARQSLYQLTCETDETGAEADAEAA, encoded by the coding sequence ATGGCTGGAGACGATAGCGTCCTCGAGGACCTCCCGCCGAGCGCGAAGCTCGTCTTCAAGGTACTCGAATACGACGGCCCCCTCACCCAGAAACGAATCGTCGAAGAAACCATGCTCTCGGCGCGCACCGTCCGCTACGCGCTCGAGCGACTGGAGGACCGCGGCGTCGTCGACGAGGACATCTACTTCGCCGACGCCCGACAGAGCCTCTACCAGCTCACCTGCGAGACCGACGAGACCGGCGCGGAAGCCGACGCCGAAGCCGCCTAA
- a CDS encoding bifunctional nuclease family protein, with product MNAHIEGVRVAGTPDGALPVVLVGVEDTDDVLPIFIGFDEATSIARGLDARDIGRPLTHDLTLDLVEELGGRIDRVVVTHVEDGTYYADLHVQTPRGDEVVDARPSDSLALVARTDAPIEVAEDVFEEGRRDPETFDELDDIREVLER from the coding sequence ATGAACGCACACATCGAGGGCGTCCGCGTTGCGGGCACGCCGGACGGCGCGCTCCCGGTCGTGCTCGTCGGCGTCGAGGACACCGACGACGTCCTCCCCATCTTCATCGGGTTCGACGAGGCGACGAGCATCGCCCGCGGCCTCGACGCGCGGGACATCGGGCGTCCACTCACCCACGACCTCACGCTCGACCTCGTGGAGGAACTCGGCGGTCGCATCGACCGCGTCGTCGTCACGCACGTCGAGGACGGCACCTACTACGCGGACCTCCACGTCCAGACGCCTCGGGGCGACGAGGTCGTGGACGCGCGCCCGAGCGACTCGCTGGCGCTGGTCGCGCGCACCGACGCCCCCATCGAGGTCGCCGAGGACGTCTTCGAGGAGGGGCGCCGGGACCCCGAGACGTTCGACGAACTCGACGACATCCGCGAGGTGCTGGAGCGGTGA
- a CDS encoding thioredoxin family protein: MTVTLKDFYADWCGPCKTQDPILDDLEEDYDSVTFEKIDVDEAEDVANEYQVRSIPTIVVENDDGVVERFVGVTQREQLEDALEDAGA, translated from the coding sequence ATGACAGTCACACTCAAGGACTTCTACGCGGACTGGTGTGGACCCTGCAAGACCCAGGACCCGATCCTGGACGACCTCGAGGAGGACTACGACAGCGTCACCTTCGAGAAGATCGACGTCGACGAGGCCGAGGACGTCGCCAACGAGTACCAGGTACGTTCGATCCCGACCATCGTCGTGGAGAACGACGACGGCGTCGTCGAGCGGTTCGTCGGCGTCACGCAGCGCGAACAGCTCGAGGACGCCCTCGAAGACGCGGGCGCCTGA
- a CDS encoding ribosome biogenesis/translation initiation ATPase RLI produces the protein MAEDSIAVVDLDRCQPDRCNYECANYCPPNRTGKECITLRGDDADEGDPDQIRISEEICLGETCGICVEKCPFDAIEIINLPQELEDDPTHRYGENAFSLYGLPVPESGKVTGLLGPNGIGKSTAVNVLAGEITPNLGRHEDAPDWEEVIDAYRGTELQDYLVAVRDDEISVAKKPQYVDQIPEQFGGTTRELLERTDERGVLDDLVDRLSIRPVMDQSIDSLSGGELQRVALAAALARDADFYFVDELTPYLDIGQRVTAARIVRELAEEEDRAVLVVEHDLAVLDMLADSIHVAYGEPSVYGVVTTPKSVRNGINEYLRGYLDNENMRIRPEAITFEEHAPRAASREETLISYPDMEKSYGEGEFTLTVDGGDIHRNEVLGVVGPNGIGKSTFAKLLAGDIDPTTVGGEAADSLDVGLDIAYKPQYVEADQHIRVDAFLSSITDDFGTSYWNTEIGDPLQLERILEQNLTDLSGGERQRVAIAATLSKDADLYLLDEPSAHLDVEQRVLATRAIRRFAENRETTVMVIDHDIYMVDLAADRLMVFDGEPAQHGRASTPQAMRSGMNEFLANLDVTFRRDENLGRPRINKPGSQLDKQQKRDGEYYYTN, from the coding sequence ATGGCTGAGGACAGCATCGCGGTCGTGGACCTCGACAGGTGTCAGCCCGACCGCTGCAACTACGAGTGTGCGAACTACTGCCCCCCGAACCGGACGGGCAAGGAGTGCATCACACTCCGCGGCGACGACGCCGACGAGGGCGACCCCGACCAGATACGCATCTCCGAGGAGATCTGCCTCGGGGAGACGTGTGGCATCTGCGTCGAGAAGTGCCCGTTCGACGCCATCGAGATCATCAACCTCCCGCAGGAACTCGAGGACGACCCGACCCACCGCTACGGCGAGAACGCCTTCTCGCTGTACGGCCTCCCCGTCCCCGAGTCCGGGAAGGTGACCGGCCTGCTCGGGCCGAACGGCATCGGGAAGTCGACTGCGGTGAACGTGCTCGCCGGCGAGATCACCCCGAACCTCGGACGCCACGAGGACGCGCCCGACTGGGAGGAGGTCATCGACGCCTACCGCGGCACCGAACTCCAGGACTACCTCGTGGCGGTCCGCGACGACGAGATCAGCGTCGCGAAGAAGCCACAGTACGTCGACCAGATCCCCGAGCAGTTCGGCGGGACGACTCGCGAACTGCTCGAACGCACGGACGAGCGCGGCGTCCTCGACGACCTCGTCGACCGCCTCTCCATCCGCCCGGTGATGGACCAGTCCATCGACTCGCTGTCCGGCGGCGAACTCCAGCGGGTCGCGCTCGCGGCGGCGCTCGCCCGCGACGCGGACTTCTACTTCGTGGACGAACTCACGCCGTACCTCGACATCGGCCAGCGCGTCACCGCGGCGCGCATCGTCCGCGAACTCGCCGAGGAGGAGGACCGCGCGGTGCTCGTCGTCGAACACGACCTCGCCGTCCTCGACATGCTCGCGGACTCCATCCACGTCGCCTACGGTGAACCCTCCGTCTACGGCGTCGTCACGACGCCGAAGAGCGTGCGCAACGGCATCAACGAGTACCTCCGGGGCTACCTCGACAACGAGAACATGCGCATCCGCCCGGAGGCGATCACGTTCGAGGAGCACGCGCCGCGGGCGGCCTCCCGCGAGGAGACGCTCATCTCCTACCCGGACATGGAGAAGTCCTACGGCGAGGGCGAGTTCACGCTCACCGTCGACGGCGGCGACATCCACCGCAACGAGGTGCTCGGCGTCGTCGGGCCGAACGGCATCGGGAAGTCGACGTTCGCGAAACTGCTCGCCGGCGACATCGACCCCACCACCGTCGGCGGGGAGGCCGCCGACAGCCTCGACGTCGGCCTCGACATCGCGTACAAACCGCAGTACGTGGAGGCCGACCAGCACATCCGCGTCGACGCGTTCCTCTCCTCGATCACCGACGACTTCGGCACGTCGTACTGGAACACGGAGATCGGCGACCCGCTCCAGCTGGAGCGCATCCTGGAACAGAACCTCACGGACCTCTCGGGCGGGGAGCGCCAGCGCGTCGCCATCGCCGCGACGCTGTCGAAGGACGCCGACCTCTACCTCCTCGACGAGCCATCGGCGCACCTCGACGTCGAGCAGCGCGTGCTCGCCACGCGCGCCATCCGGCGGTTCGCTGAGAACCGCGAGACCACCGTGATGGTCATCGACCACGACATCTACATGGTCGACCTCGCCGCCGACCGCCTGATGGTGTTCGACGGCGAACCCGCCCAGCACGGCCGCGCCTCGACGCCACAGGCGATGCGCTCGGGGATGAACGAGTTCCTCGCGAACCTCGACGTGACGTTCCGCCGCGACGAGAACCTCGGTCGCCCGCGCATCAACAAGCCCGGCAGCCAGCTGGACAAACAGCAGAAGCGCGACGGCGAGTACTACTACACGAACTGA
- the hisE gene encoding phosphoribosyl-ATP diphosphatase: MSGEDADDVLRELFAVVEDRKETLPEDSYTASLFTHEKGENAALEKLGEETTEFLLAAKDGDTDELAHEGADVVYHMLVVLAEHEMDVEDLLDELRARR, encoded by the coding sequence GTGAGCGGCGAGGACGCCGACGACGTGCTCCGCGAACTGTTCGCGGTCGTCGAGGACCGCAAGGAGACGCTCCCGGAGGACTCCTACACGGCGAGCCTCTTCACCCACGAGAAGGGCGAGAACGCCGCTCTGGAGAAACTCGGCGAGGAGACCACGGAGTTCCTGCTCGCCGCGAAGGACGGCGACACCGACGAACTCGCCCACGAGGGCGCGGACGTCGTCTACCACATGCTGGTCGTGCTCGCCGAACACGAGATGGACGTCGAGGACCTGCTGGACGAACTCCGGGCGCGGCGGTAG
- the hflX gene encoding GTPase HflX yields MSRRGNTALVAKRAASHPIDTTEIRALCDSAGLEVVGERTQVRPPDPTYDLGEGAVADVAGRVERDDIDVVVVDDELDPGRAYNLEDEVGAEVVDRTRLVLDIFAERAETKRARLEVQLAELRYELPRAQAKASRGESSGRRGFKSGGEEPQAAQMRADYKQRIKHLRERLDKLDDADDEVRGARHESGFDLVALAGYTNAGKSTLLQRLADDLSVDEDAHDDLGETAAARDRLFETLDTTTRRATLVDRRVLLTDTVGFVSDLPHWLVSSFRTTLAAAREADAVLLVVDASDPPETVREKVETSLDELEDRDGTLVPVLNKRDVADDLDAKRRLVANLVDDPVVTSATEDDGIDDLRDSLLDALPDRKRVSLAVPNSDDGNAFVSWCHDHGAVHDVAYGDSVEFDFEARPEVTAKAEGRAEKLSQN; encoded by the coding sequence ATGTCACGACGCGGCAACACAGCACTCGTAGCGAAACGCGCAGCATCGCACCCGATAGACACGACCGAAATCCGCGCCCTCTGCGACTCCGCCGGCCTCGAGGTGGTCGGCGAGCGCACGCAGGTCCGCCCACCCGACCCGACGTACGACCTCGGGGAGGGCGCCGTGGCGGACGTCGCCGGGCGCGTCGAACGCGACGACATCGACGTGGTGGTCGTGGACGACGAACTCGACCCCGGCCGAGCGTACAACCTCGAGGACGAGGTCGGCGCCGAAGTCGTCGACCGGACGCGCCTCGTCCTCGACATCTTCGCGGAGCGCGCGGAGACCAAGCGCGCCCGCCTGGAGGTCCAGCTAGCGGAACTCCGGTACGAACTCCCGCGGGCGCAGGCGAAGGCCAGCCGCGGCGAGAGTTCCGGCCGTCGCGGGTTCAAGAGCGGCGGCGAGGAGCCCCAGGCAGCCCAGATGCGCGCGGACTACAAGCAGCGCATCAAACACCTTCGGGAGCGACTCGACAAGCTGGACGACGCGGACGACGAGGTCCGCGGGGCCCGCCACGAGTCAGGCTTCGACCTCGTGGCGCTGGCTGGCTACACGAACGCCGGGAAGTCCACGCTCCTGCAGCGGCTCGCCGACGACCTCTCCGTCGACGAGGACGCCCACGACGACCTGGGCGAGACGGCGGCAGCCCGCGACCGCCTGTTCGAGACGCTGGACACGACGACGCGGCGCGCCACGCTCGTCGACCGGCGCGTCCTCCTCACGGACACCGTGGGGTTCGTCAGCGACCTCCCGCACTGGCTCGTCTCGTCGTTCCGCACGACGCTCGCCGCGGCACGCGAGGCCGACGCGGTCCTGCTCGTCGTCGACGCCAGCGACCCACCCGAGACAGTTCGAGAGAAGGTCGAGACGAGCCTGGACGAACTCGAGGATCGGGACGGCACGCTCGTTCCGGTGTTGAACAAACGCGACGTCGCGGACGATCTCGACGCGAAGCGCCGCCTCGTCGCGAACCTCGTGGACGACCCTGTGGTCACGAGCGCCACGGAAGACGACGGCATCGACGACCTCCGGGACTCGCTCCTCGACGCGCTCCCCGACCGCAAACGCGTCTCGCTCGCCGTCCCGAACTCCGACGACGGCAACGCGTTCGTCTCGTGGTGCCACGACCACGGCGCCGTCCACGATGTCGCCTACGGCGACTCCGTCGAGTTCGACTTCGAGGCGCGTCCGGAGGTCACCGCGAAAGCCGAAGGACGGGCCGAGAAGCTGAGTCAGAACTGA
- a CDS encoding UPF0146 family protein, translating to MGKPPNVADVLAAFDRLVEVGVGRHTDVAAALAASGRAVTATDVHEREVPERVRFVVDDVTNPDPAVYADADAVYALNCPPELHRALLAVAEDADAACLFTTLGGDQPEVPVERRTVETGTLFVARTRN from the coding sequence GTGGGGAAACCACCCAACGTCGCCGACGTCCTCGCCGCCTTCGACCGACTGGTCGAGGTCGGCGTCGGTCGGCACACCGACGTGGCGGCGGCGCTCGCGGCGAGCGGGCGGGCGGTGACGGCGACGGACGTCCACGAGCGCGAGGTGCCCGAGAGAGTTCGGTTCGTCGTCGACGACGTGACCAACCCGGACCCGGCAGTGTACGCGGACGCCGACGCCGTGTACGCGCTGAACTGTCCACCCGAACTCCACCGCGCACTCCTCGCCGTCGCCGAGGACGCGGACGCGGCGTGCCTGTTCACGACGCTGGGCGGCGACCAGCCGGAGGTGCCCGTCGAGCGCCGGACCGTCGAGACGGGAACGCTGTTCGTCGCCCGGACGCGTAACTGA
- a CDS encoding archaemetzincin family Zn-dependent metalloprotease codes for MRVDIVPVGDVPAQVKREASSSLRSVYDCDVVVASEQDVPQGAYDDARSQYRAAELIDLATRVSDGDKTLAITPEDLFYRRRNYVFGLAYLDGRGCVVSTYRLQTSSDGGFSERPASDVFDDRVRKEVVHELGHTLGLEHCDNNRCAMNFSPTVREVDRKEENLCGSCQRTVF; via the coding sequence ATGCGCGTAGACATCGTCCCCGTCGGCGACGTGCCCGCGCAGGTCAAGCGCGAGGCCTCCTCGAGCCTCCGCTCGGTCTACGACTGCGACGTGGTCGTCGCCAGCGAACAGGACGTTCCACAGGGGGCGTACGACGACGCGCGAAGCCAGTACCGCGCCGCCGAACTCATCGACCTCGCGACCCGCGTCAGCGACGGCGACAAGACCCTCGCCATCACGCCCGAGGACCTCTTCTACCGCCGCCGCAACTACGTCTTCGGGCTCGCGTACCTCGACGGCCGCGGCTGCGTCGTCTCCACCTACCGACTCCAGACGTCCAGCGACGGCGGGTTCTCCGAACGCCCCGCCTCCGACGTCTTCGACGACCGCGTCCGCAAGGAGGTGGTCCACGAACTCGGCCACACGCTCGGCCTCGAACACTGCGACAACAACCGCTGTGCGATGAACTTCTCCCCCACGGTCCGGGAAGTCGACCGCAAGGAGGAGAACCTCTGCGGGAGCTGTCAGCGCACGGTCTTCTGA